AGGCGCTTTTTCTGCATGAAGCAGGCCTGTTCGTTCGGCGAGTCGATGCTGCCGCCGTAGAAAATATTGCCGGCGGCGCATCCGCCGCTGCAGTTGTATTTCGCGAAGCAGTCGGCGCACTTCGGCTTCGACATGATGCTCGACCGGGCGAATATCCCGCGGATATCGTCTCGGACGATGCCCTCGTCGAGAGAGCCGATCCTGTATTCTTCCATGCCGACGAATTGATGGCACGGGTAAATGCTTCCGTCTGGAGCGACCGCAGCGTATTCGTTGCCCGCTCCGCAGCCCTTGAGACGCTTGACTGCGCAGGGTCCGCCGTCGAGGTCGACCATAAAGTGAAAGAAGTTGACCTTTTTGCCTTCGGCGCGAAGCTTAAGGATGATATTTGTAAGCTTCTCATACTCCTCGGCGATGCGCGGCAGATCTTCGTCGCGGAGCGCGTAGCTTTTGTCCGCGGGCGCGGTTACCGGCTCGATGGATATCTCGTCGAAGCCGAGACCGTAGATATGTTCGAAATCCGCGGCAAAATCGAGGTTTTCGCGGGTGAAGGTCCCGCGCAGGTAGTAGCTCTTGTCTTTCCCGCGCTTTTCGAGGAGCTTTTTGAACTTCGGAACTATGATGTCGTAGGAGCCGGAACCGTCAACGCATTTACGCATTTTATCGTTGACAATCCTTCTGCCGTCAAGCGAAAGCACAACGTTGCTCATCTCGGCGTTTATGAAGTCAATGTTATCGTCGTTGAGAAGCAGGCCGTTCGTCGTAAGCGTGAAGCGGAAGTTCTTTCCCTGCTCTTTTTCGACGCTTCTGGCGTAGGCGACTGTCTCTCTGACGGTTTTCATCGCCATCGTGGGTTCGCCGCCGAAGAAGTCGATCTCGATATTCTTTCTGCCCTTCGAGGCGGCGGTAATGAAGTCTATCGCTTTTCTGCCGGTTTCGGGCGGCATTATGCCGCGCGCTCCGTGGTAGTCGCCCTGCGAGGCGAAGCAGTAGCCGCAGCGCAGGTTGCAGTCGTGCGCGACGTGCAGACACATCGCCTTTATCGGCATGAGCGAGGAATACACCGGCGCGGGGATCTCCTCAGCCGCGGTGTAAAGCATATCGTCGGCGGCGAGCTCCGCAATCTCCGCGACCGCTTCGCGCACGGCGGTTTCGCCGAAGGAGGCCCCGAGCTTTTCGGCGGCTTCATCCGCCGCCGGCAGCTTGTCCGGATACGCTGAAAGCACGGCGTAGGAAACGTCGTCCGGCAGGTGCACCGCGCCGCTCTCCACGTCGA
This genomic stretch from Clostridia bacterium harbors:
- the scfB gene encoding thioether cross-link-forming SCIFF peptide maturase, whose translation is MVHTFRQNGLNIALDVESGAVHLPDDVSYAVLSAYPDKLPAADEAAEKLGASFGETAVREAVAEIAELAADDMLYTAAEEIPAPVYSSLMPIKAMCLHVAHDCNLRCGYCFASQGDYHGARGIMPPETGRKAIDFITAASKGRKNIEIDFFGGEPTMAMKTVRETVAYARSVEKEQGKNFRFTLTTNGLLLNDDNIDFINAEMSNVVLSLDGRRIVNDKMRKCVDGSGSYDIIVPKFKKLLEKRGKDKSYYLRGTFTRENLDFAADFEHIYGLGFDEISIEPVTAPADKSYALRDEDLPRIAEEYEKLTNIILKLRAEGKKVNFFHFMVDLDGGPCAVKRLKGCGAGNEYAAVAPDGSIYPCHQFVGMEEYRIGSLDEGIVRDDIRGIFARSSIMSKPKCADCFAKYNCSGGCAAGNIFYGGSIDSPNEQACFMQKKRLECALLLKAAEAGAHVEF